One genomic window of Medicago truncatula cultivar Jemalong A17 chromosome 1, MtrunA17r5.0-ANR, whole genome shotgun sequence includes the following:
- the LOC25485008 gene encoding ethylene-responsive transcription factor LEP, with translation MENIPPLIFKNPIRRTSRRSTMYLGVRKRPWGRYAAEIRNPYTKERHWLGTFDTAEEAAVAYDISSIKICGIDNARTNFHYPFVSHPQQPPRLLLPAPPPPTPELDASIPEMNVAFDGDDESMVIASILQSFSNSGSCSL, from the coding sequence ATGGAAAATATTCCCCCATTGATTTTCAAAAACCCAATAAGAAGAACCTCAAGGAGATCAACAATGTATCTTGGTGTTAGAAAAAGACCATGGGGAAGATATGCAGCTGAAATTAGGAACCCTTATACCAAAGAGAGACATTGGTTAGGCACATTTGACACTGCAGAAGAAGCTGCAGTGGCCTATGATATTTCATCTATTAAGATTTGTGGCATTGATAATGCTAGAACTAATTTTCATTACCCTTTTGTATCTCATCCACAGCAACCTCCTCGTTTATTACTTCCTGCACCCCCACCACCCACCCCAGAGTTGGATGCAAGTATCCCTGAGATGAATGTTGCttttgatggtgatgatgaatcAATGGTTATTGCTTCTATCTTGCAAAGTTTTTCTAATTCTGGTAGCTGTTCTTTATAA
- the LOC25485011 gene encoding cytochrome P450 78A7: MGLPSSSLETNWWMFTLPPIALNNLLLVILLALFSIAFLKWTIPKGGIAWRNKRNQMGQIPIQGPKGLPISGMLFTLNHNLPHRTLASIASTLSSTKQLMAFSLGSTPAVITSNPHIAREILNSPHFSNRPIKQSAKSLMFSRAIGFAPNGTYWRLLRKVASTNLFSPRRIIAHEAGRRLDCAVMLCSIANEQSNHGFVCLRKHLQDAALNNVMGTVFGKRLYDQEQCHVKELHEMVREGFELLGAFNWSDYVPWISFFYDPYHIRERCLALAPRVKKFVKKILDEHRIAPSKMLSDDSDFVDVLLSLKGDEKLQEDDIIAILWEMIFRGTDTTALLTEWIMAELILNQQIQTRLREELDNVVGDKDNVTDADITKMPYLEAIVKETLRLHPIGPLLSWARLSTSDVQLSNGMVVPTNTTTMVNMWAITHDPNVWTNPFAFKPERFLKNEGGVEMDVRGVDLRLAPFGAGRRVCPGRNLGLVTVSLWVARLVHKFQWVQDMDNQVDLTEVLKLSCEMKNPLKVVAIPRLV; this comes from the exons ATGGGTTTACCGTCATCCTCATTAGAAACAAATTGGTGGATGTTTACACTTCCACCCATAGCACTTAACAATCTCCTCTTGGTAATCCTACTTGCACTGTTTTCCATTGCATTTCTAAAATGGACAATCCCAAAAGGAGGTATAGCTTGGAGAAATAAAAGAAACCAAATGGGTCAAATCCCTATACAAGGACCAAAAGGACTCCCAATATCTGGCATGTTATTCACCTTAAACCATAACCTACCTCACCGTACACTTGCATCCATAGCTTCAACCCTATCATCCACAAAACAACTCATGGCCTTTAGTTTAGGCTCAACCCCTGCAGTTATCACCTCAAACCCTCACATAGCACGTGAAATATTGAACTCGCCACATTTTTCAAACCGTCCCATTAAACAATCTGCTAAAAGCCTTATGTTTAGTCGTGCCATTGGTTTTGCACCAAACGGAACATATTGGCGTTTGCTACGTAAAGTAGCATCAACTAACCTTTTCTCTCCACGACGCATTATAGCCCACGAAGCTGGTCGTAGGCTAGATTGCGCCGTCATGTTATGCTCCATAGCTAATGAACAATCCAATCATGGATTTGTTTGTCTAAGAAAGCACCTTCAAGATGCAGCTCTCAATAACGTTATGGGCactgtttttggaaaaagattATACGACCAAGAACAATGTCACGTTAAAGAGCTGCATGAGATGGTGAGGGAAGGGTTTGAGCTTTTGGGAGCTTTCAATTGGTCTGATTATGTGCCTTGGATTAGCTTCTTTTATGATCCTTATCATATTCGCGAACGGTGCTTGGCTCTTGCTCCCCGTGTTAAGAAATTTGTAAAGAAGATTTTGGATGAACATCGAATTGCTCCTTCTAAGATGCTTTCGGATGACTCTGACTTTGTAGATGTTCTACTCTCTCTTAAAGGTGATGAGAAGCTCCAAGAGGACGACATCATTGCCATTCTATGG GAGATGATATTTCGTGGCACGGATACAACAGCACTTCTTACTGAATGGATAATGGCAGAGCTTATTTTGAACCAACAAATCCAAACAAGACTTCGAGAAGAGCTTGACAACGTTGTAGGAGACAAAGACAACGTTACAGATGCTGATATCACAAAAATGCCATACCTAGAAGCCATAGTGAAAGAAACATTGAGACTTCATCCAATTGGCCCTCTACTTTCGTGGGCCCGTTTATCCACATCAGATGTCCAGCTCAGCAATGGAATGGTGGTCCCTACTAACACAACAACAATGGTCAACATGTGGGCCATAACCCACGATCCCAATGTGTGGACCAATCCATTTGCCTTCAAGCCTGAGAGGTTTTTGAAGAATGAAGGAGGTGTAGAAATGGATGTGAGGGGTGTTGATTTAAGGCTTGCACCTTTTGGAGCTGGTCGTAGGGTTTGCCCTGGTAGGAACCTAGGGCTTGTGACTGTCAGTCTTTGGGTGGCTAGATTGGTTCACAAGTTTCAATGGGTTCAAGATATGGATAATCAAGTTGACCTCACTGAGGTGCTCAAGCTATCTTGTGAGATGAAGAACCCTCTCAAAGTTGTGGCTATTCCTAGACTTGTTTAA